The following are from one region of the Populus trichocarpa isolate Nisqually-1 chromosome 8, P.trichocarpa_v4.1, whole genome shotgun sequence genome:
- the LOC7472455 gene encoding wound-induced protein 1, whose translation MRLLTGEQKDNDVPFEFSPLSITSFGNIVVVEGCDTSRSISWVHAWTVTDGVITQVREYFNTSLTVTRLGNQSQSSDFKSKSKSSSTTEISPVHCPSVWESSLSDRIGKSVPGLVLAI comes from the coding sequence ATGCGCCTTCTCACTGGTGAACAAAAAGACAACGACGTGCCGTTCGAGTTCTCGCCTCTTTCCATCACCTCTTTCGGAAACATTGTGGTTGTTGAAGGGTGTGATACCAGTCGTTCCATTTCTTGGGTgcacgcttggactgttacggATGGGGTAATTACCCAGGTTAGAGAGTACTTCAATACCTCTCTTACTGTTACTCGTCTTGGAAACCAATCACAGTCGTCTGATTTTAAGTCCAAGTCAAAGTCATCATCAACGACTGAGATTTCTCCTGTGCATTGCCCATCCGTCTGGGAGAGTAGTCTCTCCGACCGGATCGGTAAGTCCGTTCCGGGTTTGGTTCTGGCTATTTGA